In the Myxococcaceae bacterium JPH2 genome, AAGTTCGTCTACATCCTGCTCAAGGAAGCGCAGGACTTCTTCAACGTGAAGGGCGCCACGGGCATCGAGCTGAAGGTGGCGGACATCGACGACGCGCGCCGCATCTCCAACCAGGTGGTCAAGGTGCTGGGCGGCTATCCCTACCGCGCCCGCGACTGGGGCGAGATGAACAAGAACCTCTTCTCCGCGCTGCGGCTGGAGAAGCTGGTGATGGGCATCATCCTCTCCATCATCATCGTCGTGGCCGCCGGCCTCATCGTGGCCACGGTCATCATGCTGGTGCTGGAGAAGCGCAAGGAGATCTCCGTCCTCAAGGCGCTCGGCGTCCCGGACGGCGGCATCGTGAAGATCTTCCTCGCGGAGGGACTGCAGATCGGCGTGGCGGGCGGCCTGCTGGGCCTGTTCTCCGGCCTCTCCTGGTGCGTCTTCATCGAGAAGGTCGGTATCAAACTGGACCCCGAGGTGTATTACATCCCGGCCCTTCCAGTGCGCATCGAACCGGTCCAGACGGCGCTCGCGGTGGTCATCGCGGTGCTCGTCACGTACCTGGCCTCCATCTACCCGGCGCTCAAGGCGAGCAGCGTGGAGCCGGTGGAAGGACTGAAGGCGGAGTAGCCATGGCCCTCTTGTCCATCCGCAACGTCTTCAAGAGCTACTTCCTGCATGGCAAGCGCATCGACGTGCTGCGCGGTGTGTCGCTCGACATCGAGCGCGGCTCGCTGGTGTCCATGATTGGCGCGTCCGGCGCGGGCAAGAGCACCTTCCTGCACGTGCTGGGCACGCTGGATGCCCCCGCGGCGGGCGAGGTGTTCTTCGATGGACGCTCCGTGTTCGCCATGAACGACGCGGAGATCGCCGAGTTCCGCAACCACTCCATCGGCTTCGTCTTCCAGAGCCACTACCTGCTGCCGGAGTTCACCGCGCTGGAGAACGTGGCCATGCCCGCGCTCATCCAGCGCCGGGACCGCGCCGGTGCCTACACCTACGCGCGCGAGCTGCTGGAGCGCGTGGGCCTGGGCGCTCGGGTGGACCATCGGCCAGGGGAGCTGTCCGGAGGCGAGGCCCAGCGCGTGGCCCTGGCGCGCGCGCTCGTCCTGAAGCCCGCCCTCCTGCTCGCCGATGAGCCCACGGGAAACCTGGACCCGACCACCGGCGAGGGGATTCACCAGCTCTTGCGGGAAGTGAACCGCGACCTGGGCATCACCGCTGTCGTGGTGACCCACAATGAGACGCTCGCCCGCTCCATGCCCCGCCGCTTGCGGCTGGCTGGCGGCCAGGTGTCGGAGGCCTGATGCCTGCACGCTTTTGGATTGAGGGGCGCTCCCCCCATCCCGTACATTGCCCCGCCTTTCTCTGGCCGGACTGCACTTGAGGCTCCCCGTTCTGCGCAAGTCACTGCTCCCGCTCCTGGCGGCCACCTGGTGGACGCTGGCGCCCGCGCTCGTCCGCGCTCAGGTGGACGCGGGTACGCCCGCTCCGTCTCCGTCCTCCGTCGCGCCCGCCACTCCCGGGGCCGCGTCCGATGTTCCCGTCGTCGAGGCCCCCAGCGCCGACGATGAGTCCCATCCCGACCGCGTCTTCGAGGTGCGCGTGGAGGGGAACCGGCGCGTCGAGTCCGAGGCGGTCCGCCGCGCGCTGCGCACGCGTGTCGGTGACACGTTCAATCCGCAGCTCACCCAGGACGACCTGCGCGCCGTGTGGGCGCTGGGCTACTTCACCGACGTGCAGCTCCTGGTGCAGCGGCTGCCCAAGGGCATCGCGTACGTGGTGCGCGTGGCCGAGCGGCCCATCATCAAGGCGGTCCAGCTCCAGGGGAACGAGGAGCTGAGCCAGGAGGACCTGAAGGAGCAGATCGACGTCAAGGCCAACACCATCCTGGACCTGGAAACGGTTCGCGCGACCCAGAAGAAGATCCAGGAGAAGTACGTCGAGAAGGGCTACTTCCTGGCCGAGGTCCGCCACCGCCTGGAGCCCGTGGAGAACGGCGCCGCGGTCAACGTGGTGTTCCTCATCGACGAGCACTCGAAGGTGATGGTCAAGCAGATCACCTTCGTGGGCGCGGAGAAGGTGTCCGCCGCGGTGCTCAAGGAGACGATGATCACCAAGGAGGGGGGCTACTTCTCCTTCGTGACGGGCGAGGGCACCTACCGCGAGGAGGCCTTCCAGCGCGACCTGGCGGTCATGCAGGTGGCCTACTACGACCGCGGCTTCATCAACGTCCGCATCGACAAGCCGACCATCCAGCTGTCCGCGGACAAGCGCTACATCTACATCTCCATCCACATCGTGGAAGGAGAGGCCTACGACATCGGGAAGATCGACTTCTCGGGTGACCTGGAGGTCTCCAAGGAGCAGCTGTCGCGGCTGATGACGTCGCACTCGGCCGAGCGCTTCAACCGGTCGCAGCTCTCCAAGGACATCCAGTCCATCTCGGACGTCT is a window encoding:
- a CDS encoding ABC transporter ATP-binding protein; translated protein: MALLSIRNVFKSYFLHGKRIDVLRGVSLDIERGSLVSMIGASGAGKSTFLHVLGTLDAPAAGEVFFDGRSVFAMNDAEIAEFRNHSIGFVFQSHYLLPEFTALENVAMPALIQRRDRAGAYTYARELLERVGLGARVDHRPGELSGGEAQRVALARALVLKPALLLADEPTGNLDPTTGEGIHQLLREVNRDLGITAVVVTHNETLARSMPRRLRLAGGQVSEA
- a CDS encoding ABC transporter permease, with the translated sequence KFVYILLKEAQDFFNVKGATGIELKVADIDDARRISNQVVKVLGGYPYRARDWGEMNKNLFSALRLEKLVMGIILSIIIVVAAGLIVATVIMLVLEKRKEISVLKALGVPDGGIVKIFLAEGLQIGVAGGLLGLFSGLSWCVFIEKVGIKLDPEVYYIPALPVRIEPVQTALAVVIAVLVTYLASIYPALKASSVEPVEGLKAE